The genomic DNA CCCTTTGAGATTCCGACTACTTTGAGTTCCTGCTACGACTTTGTTGCGACGCTGATGCACCCGACATTTGCTTTGAGAACTTCCGATTGTGGCCGACAGGCCGACATTAACACACGAGTGCTACTACTTCCATTTCTAAAGCGTCAGTAACATTTCATTTGTATACTTGATTACTGAaaaaggacaagtgtagtgtGTTTCACTTGTTCGAACTTTTTTGCTACTCGATTTTCTCTTCCAGAGGTATCAGAAGAggcctttagtggattacccatcgataggtccgcgggacctgagtcttagagtaggagtcaccaaaggctctaaaccaagtaaactgCTTGTGTGTTTCTCGTGTCTTTTAAATTCTGATTTCATacgtatttttcgctgcacatacTTGTGATTTTAAAATAGAcaaaactagttttttttttaaatcacgtgattcacccccctcttacgtACGTATTGATCCAATAGATTCGAGGCGCCTTCGAGTGGAAAACTTTATCTGCCGAATATAAGGTTTTATCTTCGGCTAATGGCTAAGGAAGGCGCCTTTAACCGTAGTTGAGATCCTCTGTCTCAAAAATGATGTGTCCTCGTGTCCCCTCGCTGATTGGACGATCATGACATCCTCGTGATGTGCACTGTATCCTTGAGATGTGATTTAGCCCATCCAATCAGCGAGGTGACACGGGGACACATCATTTTTGGGACAGAGGATTTCAACTCCTTCAACCGGCTAGAAGGTGCATTCACTACTATTCATGTAAGGTAAACTCCTTAGTTGATCTTCAttctcgagcaatctttcacTACAAATTCTTGTTCCTCAGAAATACTGTGTAATTCCTTCTCGTTtgtcagcgtactcttccgcaacacctcattcattagacgcaccgagcccattaaCTCTTTCTCGTGCCAttattctcgctagctgcgtctttcacttgactttcttgtgctcctaagctcctacacacttagacacaaggtcaaacataacaaaacttaacttaactggttgaccacatcaaaactttCATAGGATATTTACATAGTGGGGAGTAACAGAGTTGTGGAGGTCTAAAGTAGAATAACAGAGTTGTAGGGGGTCTGGAGAGCTCAGTCTGGAGTGCCAAGCTTGTAAAGGTCGAGCTTATAGTATCAGACCTGTAAGGGTTATCTTGGAATTCCAGACATTTAGAGATCGAGCTTGTAGCACCAGACTTGTAGAGGTATAGCGTGGTAGATCAGCTTGGGTCGTGCTTTATGAGTGTGACAATTGAATAAGAGTTAGTTCTTTAGGCAAGCTTAACTTCAAGCGATGGTTGATCTAACTTGTCTAGGTTCGAATCTCTTGGGGCTTCACTGGCTAAGTGAACCCGACTTACCCCCGCTCACTCTGCCTTGAGCTCGAAACTGACTCAAGCGGATTTGATCTAATGAATTTTAACTAACAATTCGGCTCTTGACTCTTGACTCATAGGTACACACACTTGATATCCACCATGTTAATAAGCTTAATTCGCTTTGATGTGGATATAGCTTAGGGACTTAAGAGGAATTAGAAGAAAAGTGAGGGGCATTTCGATTATTTTACTGTAACACCCATTTTTAAGGCACTTTTCACCGTGAGAAAAAGGGGGCTACGTTAGTTTTCTTCTCCGCTGCCAAGGACACACAACCCTTCTTCATGTTTTCTCTGCCGACACAGAGGAGGGGGCCGACTTCCTCCTCACGCTCCTTTCCTTGTCGGCGTCGGTCGTTGttcccctccttttcttcctcccaaCGCCGCCACTGCAGCCATGCGTACCGACGCCCCCTCCCTTCTCTACGCCGATGTCGTTGGGATCGACAACGTCGCTACGTGGCCGCCTCCTCTTCATGCTGTCGGGATCTCGCCCATGCTACTTCTCCCTGTCGTCTCCCGCGGGACACGCAGCCATTGTTGGACATAGAGGAGAGATGGACAGAGCCTCTCCTCTCTTCCCCCTTTAGATTCACTCACGCCGATGACATTGCCAATTGGCATcgcctctcctcttctctctccCGTGAGACACCGTCACCTCTAGCACCGTTGCTTTCGCTTGCCAACTACGATTCACTCCAACATCGTGGGCATTGTCATCGCACTTCACTGCCCTCACTTTCACGCCAAGCCCCGCTCCTCCTTCTCCCTCGTTGCCTCGTCGCCCACCGCAGCAGCATTCCGGCCACTGCTACGAGCCGCTCGCAGTCCTCACTGTGGGTCAGGCCGCTGCCACGCGTGTCGTCTACTTCTCCCTTGACATGTCGACATTTGCAGGCGCTTCCAGTACTGGACGACGGCAGACAAGCGCTACCTCTATCTCCGTCCTTTCCGACGTCCACAGCCACCCATTGGCGATCTCCTTCAGGATGCCACAGCACCACCTCTCTTGCCGCCTCATCGTAGGCCACCTTTGGCCATCCACACTATCATACGCCTTCGGGCTTCCGAATCATCGCTGTCGTTGTGTTCTGATTTGACCTATTGCGTTCTAGCTTTGTGCCAATGTGGTGTTTTGGCATTTGCGTCACTATTATCTCTCGACCTATGCGTCAATGTTTTATCCCAACCTACGTGTCAGTGTCATATACCGGTTTACGTGTCGATGTTCTATCCCGATCTATGTGTCAGTGTCCAATCTCGGCCTGGGTGCCGAAGTCATATCCCGCCCTGCGTGCCGATGTCATATCCCGGTCTATGTGTCGTCTTCCAGCCGGATCCAGGTCGTGCTTGGCTAAGCGCCGTCAGATCCAACTTTTCATCTGGCTCAGAGTCACCTGTTCTTCCGGGTCACAACAACTCGAGCAACGTCCCAACTAGCTCACCGATCTACCCGAGGGCGCCTCTGGGGTAGGGTACGTCCTTCGTTCATATTCTatacatatttcattattttatgtccTAATCTATTACTTATTTATTCGTTGGATTTGTCTCGAgtatcggggtaccagggaccagGGCAATCCGGTCGTTGACTGCATGTAGCGTTGACctagaggacttctgacgacttagTCAATATAGAaatcatctcagcataccccttCCAGACATCCTGATTCAATTAATATTCCATCCATCTTATCCAACGATTCGTCTCATATATCAAATAGGATCACACTTAATTAGTTGGCATTTAAATTTCCTCGTATTAAAATAGCCATCTAATAACATGGACGGGATTATATTATTTCTCATACTTCAGTGTATTATCTAGAGCTATATACGTACTAGTTAATTACTTACATACGCCCTTGTAcacatataattatatatatatattaatactgAAAATGGACCTCTGTTCCTCTCTGTGCCAACTGCCTGTCCTACAGATCGTACGCAGGCCAGCCGCAGCAGTCCCGGACGTGCATGCCCGCTACGTCTACTGCATGTCTACAAGCCAAGAAACAGTTTGCACGATCCTCTCGCAAGACATCGATCGAAGGAGTCACGACGTTTATGGCGGTGGGCATCCATGTCACTCCTGTCTCGGGCGAGCCACCCACAGGGAGCTGAGCGCGCGGAGGCGGTGGAAGTACTCGGCGACGGCCAGCAAGCACCGCGCCATCTGCCTCGTCGTCAGAAACTGGTAAAGCCGGTGAAGCGTCTGCTGCCTCAAGTGATCTGCCTGGACGCATGCACGCAATATTATATCGGTACGTGATCTGAGATCagcttaattaaatattaattaattaattaattaattacttggcGAACGAATTCTTCCAGGGTGGCGAGCTTGTTCATGGCGGCGACCATCTGGCCCATGTAGTTGCCGACGTCGGAGGCGCCGCAGCTCAGCCCGTCGGAGGTGACGGTGTCCAGCAGCGACTGGTTCAGCGCCCCGTGCCCCTGGCTCAGCGCCTCCTCCGTCTCGTGCGTCGACTGCTGCAGCCCGCACACTGCCAGCAGTTGCTGCTCCGTCAGCGGCTCGATGTGACTCAGCAACATCTGAATTGAACcgaatcgaatcaaatcaaaCCAACAACACTCCTTTCTTTCTTTCTAGTTTCCTCAATGAGACAAACACTACTTTATGGCCACTTTATGACCATGCCTAGAAATTTTAactaatttgatcatcaattaacTACTGTTGGaaaaaagaattaattaattaattaattaataattgtcctttttaattatttaattaatggtGCAACGGTTGCATTATTGAGAGAGTTGGAAGGCGGACCTTGAGGAGGTCGGATGGCCGGAAACCGCCCATCCACATGGAGCATCGTTCGGCGGGGGTGAGCCAGGTGCCGGAGAGGAGGTGGAACACGTCGGTCTTGATCACCATGCTCTTCAGGCTCGCCATCTGGTCGTAGTGCGCCACGCAGCTGTCGACGAACACTCGCAGCTTGTTCTCCGGCGGGTGCTCCTGCACAGCCGCCCGCAGCTCCATCATCAGCCGGTGGTGCTCCTCCAGCCACCTCCCGTACTCCATGTCGAACATCGCCGCCGCATCTGATCATCATCAACCGTTAATCGATCGCGCATTCATATTCTCTATTAATTTGTTTATACCTGAGCTAAGCCCGCCGACTCCGGAAGGAAGTCCATCGCCGAGGAGAGCTCCAGCTCCGCCACCGTATAGTAATCCCTACATCAATCTCAAACATACTTAAATTTCGTCCTAGCTCGATCGAAATTAAATTTCTAGTAATTAATCATATATAACACACTTGTGATCTAGCTCTATGAAGCTCCTGCTCGATCTGAGAGAGCTTGATCCTACTTGTCTCGAGCTGTTGAATATAAGCCTGTAAAGAGACGACGAATTAACaaaagaaatattaatttttttttgtctaaaAAAACACACAAAATTGTTCAACTAATCCCGAGACGATTGACCTTCTTCCTCAGCCTGCTTTTCCTCGCAGCTTCCCTATTCTGAGCCAGCCTCCTCAAGGTCTGCAGAATTAATTTCAATCAGAAATCAAAAAAGGCTATCTGATTTCTTGAATTTGTAGACCTTTTTTCAGATCAGATTAATCGACTCACTTTAGGATCCGGCGTCTTGGGGCCTTCATGATCTGCTCCAGTAGCTCCCTTTCTGCTCCCTTCCTTCTGAATCCAAGTATGAAAGAGCAACAAATTAACAAGGGCTGAGAGAATTCATACACACAGAGACTTTTCACCTTGACTGCTGATTTGGAGTCCTTGGCGTGGTCATGAGGCAAAGCAGGAGGAGAATCTAATTTCTTGGAGTTGGCCAACtccatggcctgctccgagttgGACTTCTTGGAGCCACTGCTTGATGGAGATGCCAGACTTATTCCACCTCCCTGCGGATTGGTTATTGACGAAAGACTTAAATACCACATGAACTCTACTAACTACGCAACCACCACAGAAGACTTAGAAGTGGAGTTCTTGCAGCTCGATCGATCGGCGTACCTTGTAGCTATTGGAGGGTGGCTCTACGTGCATAGGTTGGGAAGGGAAAATGTTCAACGTCTCTGCACACATGAAATTAAACCACCCTGCAAGCATTAATTAAAACCCCTCGAGCTGCACTTGCCAAGGGAGAATAATTTCCTCATATGGAATTATATCGATCAGCTTTTGTTCCCTCACACATAATCATTACGGATACTTGAATACTTGAAccagaaggaaggaaggaaggaagaagaggaaagtgTGAGAATTTCCAGGGTGATTAATTATGAGATTTTTGGGGTTTTTTTTTTCAGTAAAAATCTGGTGATCAGGTTGCATGCAGTACGGGGATATCTGCAAGCCATGATTTCTCATGACCTGAGAAAAGATTTTCTGAGAGGAATCTCAACAGCTATTTGATTCCCATCCTACCTTTAGGTTAATTGCTAAGTGATCAATAACATTTAACCATGGAATTAAGATGTGTAGAAGACTCACGTCTTTGTTCTTGAACTGAGTGATCCTGCCCATCTAAGTACATGAACAAAGCTTGATCCAACTCTCCCAAGTCATAAGCTCCAGTGCTCTCCTTGCTTCTCCTGCAGCAGCGGTTTAGAATTACGAATGATTAGGAAAGATTGAATCTTTTTAACATGAAACACGTTTAATTAAAGAGTAATCGAGTTTGTTTTCTAGCTACCAAAATTCCTGTATGCATAAT from Zingiber officinale cultivar Zhangliang chromosome 4A, Zo_v1.1, whole genome shotgun sequence includes the following:
- the LOC121969379 gene encoding bZIP transcription factor TGA10-like isoform X2, whose protein sequence is MANKGSSGGHGYQHHQTEQQQHQQQQISFAMIHPSSSSSSSSMHASFMRSKESTGAYDLGELDQALFMYLDGQDHSVQEQRQTLNIFPSQPMHVEPPSNSYKGGGISLASPSSSGSKKSNSEQAMELANSKKLDSPPALPHDHAKDSKSAVKKEGSRKGATGADHEGPKTPDPKTLRRLAQNREAARKSRLRKKAYIQQLETSRIKLSQIEQELHRARSQGLLYGGGAGALLGDGLPSGVGGLSSDAAAMFDMEYGRWLEEHHRLMMELRAAVQEHPPENKLRVFVDSCVAHYDQMASLKSMVIKTDVFHLLSGTWLTPAERCSMWMGGFRPSDLLKMLLSHIEPLTEQQLLAVCGLQQSTHETEEALSQGHGALNQSLLDTVTSDGLSCGASDVGNYMGQMVAAMNKLATLEEFVRQIT
- the LOC121969379 gene encoding bZIP transcription factor TGA10-like isoform X1; translated protein: MANKGSSGGHGYQHHQTEQQQHQQQQISFAMIHPSSSSSSSSMHASFMRSKESTGAYDLGELDQALFMYLDGQDHSVQEQRQTLNIFPSQPMHVEPPSNSYKGGGISLASPSSSGSKKSNSEQAMELANSKKLDSPPALPHDHAKDSKSAVKKEGSRKGATGADHEGPKTPDPKTLRRLAQNREAARKSRLRKKAYIQQLETSRIKLSQIEQELHRARSQGLLYGGGAGALLGDGLPSGVGGLSSDAAAMFDMEYGRWLEEHHRLMMELRAAVQEHPPENKLRVFVDSCVAHYDQMASLKSMVIKTDVFHLLSGTWLTPAERCSMWMGGFRPSDLLKMLLSHIEPLTEQQLLAVCGLQQSTHETEEALSQGHGALNQSLLDTVTSDGLSCGASDVGNYMGQMVAAMNKLATLEEFVRQADHLRQQTLHRLYQFLTTRQMARCLLAVAEYFHRLRALSSLWVARPRQE